In Bombus vancouverensis nearcticus chromosome 1, iyBomVanc1_principal, whole genome shotgun sequence, a single genomic region encodes these proteins:
- the PGAP1 gene encoding GPI inositol-deacylase isoform X2, translating into MFLIKSVLVYTIFFLFLMLILLLYILGAALYITDFEDNTCDMTYMFEYPQYVRISLDNEIQEQYPRYRLYAYGEGFVTEKLRRMYFSGIPVLFIPGNAGSHEQVRSLASVSLRKSLKDRTPFHFDYFTVSFGNDYSALYGGVLMEETVYVSHCIQKILSLYKTNIDNIVLIGHSMGGIIAKGSIVMTPSVNASVASIIIALATPHTATLILDHTFANYYQNLEKRLSEIKDAGTSVVSIGGGPRDILITSAQILDPTADINVLSNTMPDVWKSTDHLSILWCKQLVLSVVRSLFDSVNCTQKPPKIFSTAKERMQALSYHFYHRTSGKKLYSYKEIIQFEPSNEWIENIQRHYVWTNRDLPKRTSPIYLMIRLSGQPNYLTIDTINLESKDWLFACTASNIQGQSRVCNWGWNLTNRTRILPDPLHRLRKTVDLNFQEIKYPDVTHIIIRITPDSLENYITINVDLYSYNTRLVPIRSTLPLLKNLFIIPQTKKMSNLGHVRYYANFESAMDVVAVELKAFECTDPKHHAIVELLEPWGIVVTQIQFFTVVDNGPKSMKVQTGYKYSNVFPKLRITLDPACSYIINIEEGGIIDRISCIVRDRWYLLYTTIISLLLLFLSTRINHGLKQTPIIVITIYLSYCYNLMFECLVALAIVCVFTIGLCCSIIFLGSVAHSIAVRFLARAIAFSTTWSDWLLGGLSQLPFITAILVLSLIPVTCGGLAMLISVFLYFLNLTKIYEDYLEELLMASLQHFNWIRRFRNTKNNSGEHDDTRQKIFNHLILFILWCFTAIPAVPSVLVWAKNFSYDMRLSSEDPLLLQSWIVLVTCSTMGWVQLPSNNYKNRSQILSSILCFLGWVVLLMGAAPHPAFYQYYIPPIVAGAITIIALNV; encoded by the exons atGTTTCTAATAAAATCTGTATTAGTTTAtacgatattttttttatttttaatgttaattCTCTTACTCTACATACTTGGAGCTGCTCTTTACATTACGGATTTTGAAGACAATACTTGTGATATGACATATATGTTTGAATACCCACAGTATGTG AGAATCTCTTTGGATAATGAGATACAAGAACAATATCCAAGATATAGATTATACGCCTATGGAGAAGGTTTTGTTACCGAGAAGCTTAGAAGGATGTACTTCTCAGGAATACCAGTACTTTTTATACCTGGCAATGCTGGATCTCATGAGCAAG TAAGATCCCTTGCTTCTGTCAGTTTGAGGAAAAGCTTAAAAGATAGGACTCCATTTCATTTTGATTATTTTACTGTTTCATTTGGCAATGATTATTCTGCTTTATATGgag GTGTATTAATGGAAGAGACAGTATATGTTTCACACtgtatacaaaaaatattgaGTTTATACAAAACTAACATAGATAATATTGTGCTCATAGGACATTCAAtg GGAGGTATTATAGCTAAAGGTTCTATTGTAATGACACCAAGTGTAAATGCTAGTGTTGCAAGCATTATTATTGCTTTAGCTACTCCTCATACAGCTACTTTGATATTAGACCACACTTTTGCCAATTATTACCAGAATCTAGAAAAACGCTTAAGTGAGATAAAAGATGCAGGGACAAGTGTAGTATCAATAGGAGGTGGACCACGAGATATACTTATAACTTCAGCTCAAATTCTAGATCCTACAGCAGATATTAATGTTCTTTCTAATACTATGCCAGATGTTTGGAAATCTACAGATCATTTGAGTATTTTATGGTGTAAACAATTAGTACTGTCTGTTGTACGTTCATTATTTGATTCTGTTAATTGTACACAAAAACCACCTAAAATTTTTTCTACAGCTAAAGAAAGAATGCAAGCATTATCGTATCACTTTTATCat CGTACTTCtggaaaaaaattatattcttataaagaaataatacaatTTGAACCTAGTAATGAATGGATAGAGAACATTCAAAGGCATTATGTATGGACCAACAGAGACTTGCCTAAAAGAACATCTCCTATCTATCTTATGATTAGATTGAGTGGACAACCAAATTATTTAACTATTGATACCATTAATTTAGAATCCAAAGATTGGTTATTTGCGTGTACAGCATCCAATATACAAGGACAATCAAGAGTTTG CAATTGGGGTTGGAACCTGACAAACAGAACAAGAATTTTACCAGATCCTTTACATCGCTTAAGAAAAACTGTTGACTTAAATTTTCAAGAGATAAAATACCCCGATGTAACACATATTATAATAAGGATTACACCGGACAGTTTAGAAAACTATATTACTATAAACGTTGATTTATATTCTTACAATACAAGACTTGTACCTATTAGGAGTACTTTACCTttactaaaaaatttatttataatacctCAAACCAAAAAAATGTCTAATCTTGGACATGTTAGATACTATGCCAATTTTGAAAGCGCCATGGATGTTGTAGCTGTTGAACTTAAAGCATTTGAATGTACAGATCCAAAACATCATGCAATAGTTGAATTATTAGAACCATGGGGTATTGTAGTTAcacaaattcaattttttacgGTCGT ggATAATGGGCCGAAATCGATGAAAGTCCAGACTGGATATAAATATTCCAACGTTTTTCCAAAGTTAAGGATAACTCTAGATCCTGCATGTtcttacataattaatattgaaGAAGGTGGAATTATAGATCGAATATCTTGTATCGTGAGGGATCGCTGGTACCTGTTGTATACAACGATTATTAGTTTACTTTTATTGTTTTTATCTACAAGAATTAATCATGGTCTCAAACAAACTCCAATAATAGTAATTACAATATACCTCTCATATTGTTATAATTTAATGTTTGAATGTTTAGTTGCTTTAGCAATTGTTTGCGTATTTACCATTGGATTATGCTGTTCCATTATATTTCTTGGTTCAGTAGCTCATAGTATTGCTGTGAG ATTTCTAGCTCGCGCAATAGCCTTTTCAACAACATGGTCAGATTGGTTGCTTGGTGGATTGAGTCAGTTACCTTTTATTACTGCAATTCTTGTCTTATCTTTAATCCCCGTAACTTGTGGGGGTTTAGCTATGCTAATTtcagtttttctttattttttaaatttgacaaaaatctATGAAGATTATTTAGAAGAACTATTAATGGCTTCATTACAACATTTTAATTGGATACGACGATTCAGAAATACGAAAAATAATTCAGGAGAACATGATGATACAAGACAAAAAATATTCAATCATCTTATTCTATTTATACTTTGGTGTTTTACTGCTATTCCAGCTGTACCATCTGTACTTGTTTGGGCAAAAAATTTCAG TTATGATATGAGACTTTCTTCCGAAGATCCTTTGTTACTTCAAAGTTGGATAGTTTTAGTAACATGCAGTACAATGGGATGGGTGCAACTTCCTtccaataattataaaaatcgaTCTCAAATACTATCCAGTATATTATGTTTCTTAGGTTGGGTTGTACTTTTAATGGGAGCAGCACCTCATCCAGCtttttatcaatattatataccACCTATTGTGGCTGGAGCTATTACTATTATtgcattaaat GTATAG
- the PGAP1 gene encoding GPI inositol-deacylase isoform X3 encodes MEETVYVSHCIQKILSLYKTNIDNIVLIGHSMGGIIAKGSIVMTPSVNASVASIIIALATPHTATLILDHTFANYYQNLEKRLSEIKDAGTSVVSIGGGPRDILITSAQILDPTADINVLSNTMPDVWKSTDHLSILWCKQLVLSVVRSLFDSVNCTQKPPKIFSTAKERMQALSYHFYHRTSGKKLYSYKEIIQFEPSNEWIENIQRHYVWTNRDLPKRTSPIYLMIRLSGQPNYLTIDTINLESKDWLFACTASNIQGQSRVCNWGWNLTNRTRILPDPLHRLRKTVDLNFQEIKYPDVTHIIIRITPDSLENYITINVDLYSYNTRLVPIRSTLPLLKNLFIIPQTKKMSNLGHVRYYANFESAMDVVAVELKAFECTDPKHHAIVELLEPWGIVVTQIQFFTVVDNGPKSMKVQTGYKYSNVFPKLRITLDPACSYIINIEEGGIIDRISCIVRDRWYLLYTTIISLLLLFLSTRINHGLKQTPIIVITIYLSYCYNLMFECLVALAIVCVFTIGLCCSIIFLGSVAHSIAVRFLARAIAFSTTWSDWLLGGLSQLPFITAILVLSLIPVTCGGLAMLISVFLYFLNLTKIYEDYLEELLMASLQHFNWIRRFRNTKNNSGEHDDTRQKIFNHLILFILWCFTAIPAVPSVLVWAKNFSYDMRLSSEDPLLLQSWIVLVTCSTMGWVQLPSNNYKNRSQILSSILCFLGWVVLLMGAAPHPAFYQYYIPPIVAGAITIIALNVIFL; translated from the exons ATGGAAGAGACAGTATATGTTTCACACtgtatacaaaaaatattgaGTTTATACAAAACTAACATAGATAATATTGTGCTCATAGGACATTCAAtg GGAGGTATTATAGCTAAAGGTTCTATTGTAATGACACCAAGTGTAAATGCTAGTGTTGCAAGCATTATTATTGCTTTAGCTACTCCTCATACAGCTACTTTGATATTAGACCACACTTTTGCCAATTATTACCAGAATCTAGAAAAACGCTTAAGTGAGATAAAAGATGCAGGGACAAGTGTAGTATCAATAGGAGGTGGACCACGAGATATACTTATAACTTCAGCTCAAATTCTAGATCCTACAGCAGATATTAATGTTCTTTCTAATACTATGCCAGATGTTTGGAAATCTACAGATCATTTGAGTATTTTATGGTGTAAACAATTAGTACTGTCTGTTGTACGTTCATTATTTGATTCTGTTAATTGTACACAAAAACCACCTAAAATTTTTTCTACAGCTAAAGAAAGAATGCAAGCATTATCGTATCACTTTTATCat CGTACTTCtggaaaaaaattatattcttataaagaaataatacaatTTGAACCTAGTAATGAATGGATAGAGAACATTCAAAGGCATTATGTATGGACCAACAGAGACTTGCCTAAAAGAACATCTCCTATCTATCTTATGATTAGATTGAGTGGACAACCAAATTATTTAACTATTGATACCATTAATTTAGAATCCAAAGATTGGTTATTTGCGTGTACAGCATCCAATATACAAGGACAATCAAGAGTTTG CAATTGGGGTTGGAACCTGACAAACAGAACAAGAATTTTACCAGATCCTTTACATCGCTTAAGAAAAACTGTTGACTTAAATTTTCAAGAGATAAAATACCCCGATGTAACACATATTATAATAAGGATTACACCGGACAGTTTAGAAAACTATATTACTATAAACGTTGATTTATATTCTTACAATACAAGACTTGTACCTATTAGGAGTACTTTACCTttactaaaaaatttatttataatacctCAAACCAAAAAAATGTCTAATCTTGGACATGTTAGATACTATGCCAATTTTGAAAGCGCCATGGATGTTGTAGCTGTTGAACTTAAAGCATTTGAATGTACAGATCCAAAACATCATGCAATAGTTGAATTATTAGAACCATGGGGTATTGTAGTTAcacaaattcaattttttacgGTCGT ggATAATGGGCCGAAATCGATGAAAGTCCAGACTGGATATAAATATTCCAACGTTTTTCCAAAGTTAAGGATAACTCTAGATCCTGCATGTtcttacataattaatattgaaGAAGGTGGAATTATAGATCGAATATCTTGTATCGTGAGGGATCGCTGGTACCTGTTGTATACAACGATTATTAGTTTACTTTTATTGTTTTTATCTACAAGAATTAATCATGGTCTCAAACAAACTCCAATAATAGTAATTACAATATACCTCTCATATTGTTATAATTTAATGTTTGAATGTTTAGTTGCTTTAGCAATTGTTTGCGTATTTACCATTGGATTATGCTGTTCCATTATATTTCTTGGTTCAGTAGCTCATAGTATTGCTGTGAG ATTTCTAGCTCGCGCAATAGCCTTTTCAACAACATGGTCAGATTGGTTGCTTGGTGGATTGAGTCAGTTACCTTTTATTACTGCAATTCTTGTCTTATCTTTAATCCCCGTAACTTGTGGGGGTTTAGCTATGCTAATTtcagtttttctttattttttaaatttgacaaaaatctATGAAGATTATTTAGAAGAACTATTAATGGCTTCATTACAACATTTTAATTGGATACGACGATTCAGAAATACGAAAAATAATTCAGGAGAACATGATGATACAAGACAAAAAATATTCAATCATCTTATTCTATTTATACTTTGGTGTTTTACTGCTATTCCAGCTGTACCATCTGTACTTGTTTGGGCAAAAAATTTCAG TTATGATATGAGACTTTCTTCCGAAGATCCTTTGTTACTTCAAAGTTGGATAGTTTTAGTAACATGCAGTACAATGGGATGGGTGCAACTTCCTtccaataattataaaaatcgaTCTCAAATACTATCCAGTATATTATGTTTCTTAGGTTGGGTTGTACTTTTAATGGGAGCAGCACCTCATCCAGCtttttatcaatattatataccACCTATTGTGGCTGGAGCTATTACTATTATtgcattaaatgtaatttttctttaa
- the PGAP1 gene encoding GPI inositol-deacylase isoform X1 has product MFLIKSVLVYTIFFLFLMLILLLYILGAALYITDFEDNTCDMTYMFEYPQYVRISLDNEIQEQYPRYRLYAYGEGFVTEKLRRMYFSGIPVLFIPGNAGSHEQVRSLASVSLRKSLKDRTPFHFDYFTVSFGNDYSALYGGVLMEETVYVSHCIQKILSLYKTNIDNIVLIGHSMGGIIAKGSIVMTPSVNASVASIIIALATPHTATLILDHTFANYYQNLEKRLSEIKDAGTSVVSIGGGPRDILITSAQILDPTADINVLSNTMPDVWKSTDHLSILWCKQLVLSVVRSLFDSVNCTQKPPKIFSTAKERMQALSYHFYHRTSGKKLYSYKEIIQFEPSNEWIENIQRHYVWTNRDLPKRTSPIYLMIRLSGQPNYLTIDTINLESKDWLFACTASNIQGQSRVCNWGWNLTNRTRILPDPLHRLRKTVDLNFQEIKYPDVTHIIIRITPDSLENYITINVDLYSYNTRLVPIRSTLPLLKNLFIIPQTKKMSNLGHVRYYANFESAMDVVAVELKAFECTDPKHHAIVELLEPWGIVVTQIQFFTVVDNGPKSMKVQTGYKYSNVFPKLRITLDPACSYIINIEEGGIIDRISCIVRDRWYLLYTTIISLLLLFLSTRINHGLKQTPIIVITIYLSYCYNLMFECLVALAIVCVFTIGLCCSIIFLGSVAHSIAVRFLARAIAFSTTWSDWLLGGLSQLPFITAILVLSLIPVTCGGLAMLISVFLYFLNLTKIYEDYLEELLMASLQHFNWIRRFRNTKNNSGEHDDTRQKIFNHLILFILWCFTAIPAVPSVLVWAKNFSYDMRLSSEDPLLLQSWIVLVTCSTMGWVQLPSNNYKNRSQILSSILCFLGWVVLLMGAAPHPAFYQYYIPPIVAGAITIIALNVIFL; this is encoded by the exons atGTTTCTAATAAAATCTGTATTAGTTTAtacgatattttttttatttttaatgttaattCTCTTACTCTACATACTTGGAGCTGCTCTTTACATTACGGATTTTGAAGACAATACTTGTGATATGACATATATGTTTGAATACCCACAGTATGTG AGAATCTCTTTGGATAATGAGATACAAGAACAATATCCAAGATATAGATTATACGCCTATGGAGAAGGTTTTGTTACCGAGAAGCTTAGAAGGATGTACTTCTCAGGAATACCAGTACTTTTTATACCTGGCAATGCTGGATCTCATGAGCAAG TAAGATCCCTTGCTTCTGTCAGTTTGAGGAAAAGCTTAAAAGATAGGACTCCATTTCATTTTGATTATTTTACTGTTTCATTTGGCAATGATTATTCTGCTTTATATGgag GTGTATTAATGGAAGAGACAGTATATGTTTCACACtgtatacaaaaaatattgaGTTTATACAAAACTAACATAGATAATATTGTGCTCATAGGACATTCAAtg GGAGGTATTATAGCTAAAGGTTCTATTGTAATGACACCAAGTGTAAATGCTAGTGTTGCAAGCATTATTATTGCTTTAGCTACTCCTCATACAGCTACTTTGATATTAGACCACACTTTTGCCAATTATTACCAGAATCTAGAAAAACGCTTAAGTGAGATAAAAGATGCAGGGACAAGTGTAGTATCAATAGGAGGTGGACCACGAGATATACTTATAACTTCAGCTCAAATTCTAGATCCTACAGCAGATATTAATGTTCTTTCTAATACTATGCCAGATGTTTGGAAATCTACAGATCATTTGAGTATTTTATGGTGTAAACAATTAGTACTGTCTGTTGTACGTTCATTATTTGATTCTGTTAATTGTACACAAAAACCACCTAAAATTTTTTCTACAGCTAAAGAAAGAATGCAAGCATTATCGTATCACTTTTATCat CGTACTTCtggaaaaaaattatattcttataaagaaataatacaatTTGAACCTAGTAATGAATGGATAGAGAACATTCAAAGGCATTATGTATGGACCAACAGAGACTTGCCTAAAAGAACATCTCCTATCTATCTTATGATTAGATTGAGTGGACAACCAAATTATTTAACTATTGATACCATTAATTTAGAATCCAAAGATTGGTTATTTGCGTGTACAGCATCCAATATACAAGGACAATCAAGAGTTTG CAATTGGGGTTGGAACCTGACAAACAGAACAAGAATTTTACCAGATCCTTTACATCGCTTAAGAAAAACTGTTGACTTAAATTTTCAAGAGATAAAATACCCCGATGTAACACATATTATAATAAGGATTACACCGGACAGTTTAGAAAACTATATTACTATAAACGTTGATTTATATTCTTACAATACAAGACTTGTACCTATTAGGAGTACTTTACCTttactaaaaaatttatttataatacctCAAACCAAAAAAATGTCTAATCTTGGACATGTTAGATACTATGCCAATTTTGAAAGCGCCATGGATGTTGTAGCTGTTGAACTTAAAGCATTTGAATGTACAGATCCAAAACATCATGCAATAGTTGAATTATTAGAACCATGGGGTATTGTAGTTAcacaaattcaattttttacgGTCGT ggATAATGGGCCGAAATCGATGAAAGTCCAGACTGGATATAAATATTCCAACGTTTTTCCAAAGTTAAGGATAACTCTAGATCCTGCATGTtcttacataattaatattgaaGAAGGTGGAATTATAGATCGAATATCTTGTATCGTGAGGGATCGCTGGTACCTGTTGTATACAACGATTATTAGTTTACTTTTATTGTTTTTATCTACAAGAATTAATCATGGTCTCAAACAAACTCCAATAATAGTAATTACAATATACCTCTCATATTGTTATAATTTAATGTTTGAATGTTTAGTTGCTTTAGCAATTGTTTGCGTATTTACCATTGGATTATGCTGTTCCATTATATTTCTTGGTTCAGTAGCTCATAGTATTGCTGTGAG ATTTCTAGCTCGCGCAATAGCCTTTTCAACAACATGGTCAGATTGGTTGCTTGGTGGATTGAGTCAGTTACCTTTTATTACTGCAATTCTTGTCTTATCTTTAATCCCCGTAACTTGTGGGGGTTTAGCTATGCTAATTtcagtttttctttattttttaaatttgacaaaaatctATGAAGATTATTTAGAAGAACTATTAATGGCTTCATTACAACATTTTAATTGGATACGACGATTCAGAAATACGAAAAATAATTCAGGAGAACATGATGATACAAGACAAAAAATATTCAATCATCTTATTCTATTTATACTTTGGTGTTTTACTGCTATTCCAGCTGTACCATCTGTACTTGTTTGGGCAAAAAATTTCAG TTATGATATGAGACTTTCTTCCGAAGATCCTTTGTTACTTCAAAGTTGGATAGTTTTAGTAACATGCAGTACAATGGGATGGGTGCAACTTCCTtccaataattataaaaatcgaTCTCAAATACTATCCAGTATATTATGTTTCTTAGGTTGGGTTGTACTTTTAATGGGAGCAGCACCTCATCCAGCtttttatcaatattatataccACCTATTGTGGCTGGAGCTATTACTATTATtgcattaaatgtaatttttctttaa